The Streptomyces kanamyceticus genome window below encodes:
- the aceA gene encoding isocitrate lyase: MEQTGMTTETADVLARRWATDPRWQGIERTYTAEDVVRLSGSVREEATLARRGAERLWRQLHELDYIHALGALTGGQAVQQVKAGLQAIYLSGWQVAADANQAGHTYPDQSLYPANSVPQVVRRINNALLRADQIATSEGDTSTDWLAPIVADAEAGFGGPLNAFELTKAMITAGAAGIHYEDQLASEKKCGHLGGKVLVPTAQHIRTLNAARLAADIADVPTLIVARTDALAANLLTSDVDERDARFVTGERTAEGFYRVENGMAPVIARGLAYAPYADLIWVETSTPDLAQAREFAEAVHAEHPDQLLAYNCSPSFNWKAALDDDQIAKFQRELAAMGYRFQFITLAGFHSLNHGMFDLARGYAEYGMTAYVDLQEREFAAQEHGFTAVRHQREVGTGYFDLVSTAVNPASSTTALAGSTEAEQFH; this comes from the coding sequence ATGGAGCAGACAGGGATGACGACGGAGACGGCCGACGTGCTGGCTCGGCGGTGGGCGACGGACCCCCGCTGGCAGGGCATCGAGCGCACCTACACCGCCGAGGACGTGGTCCGCCTCTCCGGCAGCGTCCGCGAGGAGGCCACCCTCGCCCGGCGGGGTGCCGAGCGGCTGTGGCGGCAGCTGCACGAACTCGACTACATCCACGCGCTCGGCGCGCTGACCGGCGGGCAGGCCGTGCAGCAGGTGAAGGCCGGGCTCCAGGCGATCTACCTGTCCGGCTGGCAGGTGGCCGCCGATGCCAACCAGGCCGGGCACACCTATCCCGACCAGTCGCTGTACCCCGCCAACTCCGTTCCGCAGGTGGTGCGTCGGATCAACAACGCGCTGCTGCGCGCCGACCAGATCGCCACCAGCGAGGGCGACACGTCGACGGACTGGCTCGCCCCGATCGTCGCCGACGCGGAGGCCGGGTTCGGCGGCCCGCTCAACGCCTTCGAGCTGACCAAGGCGATGATCACGGCGGGCGCCGCGGGCATCCACTACGAGGACCAGCTCGCCTCGGAGAAGAAGTGCGGTCACCTCGGCGGCAAGGTCCTCGTGCCCACCGCCCAGCACATCCGCACCCTCAACGCGGCGCGTCTCGCGGCGGACATCGCCGACGTGCCCACCCTGATCGTGGCGCGTACCGACGCGCTCGCCGCGAACCTGCTGACCAGCGACGTCGACGAGCGCGACGCGCGGTTCGTCACGGGCGAGCGCACCGCGGAGGGCTTCTACCGGGTCGAGAACGGCATGGCCCCCGTCATCGCGCGCGGCCTCGCGTACGCCCCGTACGCCGATCTGATCTGGGTGGAGACCAGCACCCCCGACCTCGCCCAGGCACGCGAGTTCGCCGAAGCGGTCCACGCCGAGCACCCGGACCAGCTGCTCGCCTACAACTGCTCGCCGTCCTTCAACTGGAAGGCGGCCCTCGACGACGACCAGATCGCCAAGTTCCAGCGCGAGCTGGCGGCGATGGGCTACCGCTTCCAGTTCATCACCCTGGCCGGTTTCCACTCCCTCAACCACGGCATGTTCGACCTGGCGCGCGGTTACGCCGAGTACGGCATGACGGCCTATGTCGACCTCCAGGAGCGGGAGTTCGCCGCCCAGGAGCACGGGTTCACTGCCGTGCGGCATCAGAGGGAAGTCGGCACCGGGTACTTCGACCTCGTGTCGACCGCGGTCAATCCGGCGTCGTCCACGACCGCGCTCGCGGGGTCCACAGAGGCGGAGCAGTTCCACTAG
- the aceB gene encoding malate synthase A, with product MTTMAPTRTVRVIGEAGDRHDEILTPEALDFIGRLDAAFEERRIDLLRERVRVTARLASGSPLDFSIVTASIRADDSWRVAPAAPGLTDRRVEITGPPDRAMAINALNSGAQVWMADFEDATAPTWDNIIGGQLNLLDAIERRIDFTTAEGKQYRLGAQLATIVVRPRGWHLTEEHLEIDGRPVAASLVDFGLYFFHCAQRQIDAGYGPYFYLPKLEGRSEARLWNDVFVLAQDLLGIPRGTVRATVLIETITAAVQMEEILYELREHSAGLNAGRWDYLFSLIKTFGHRTDFLLPDRANVTMTAPFMRAYTELLVHTCHKRGAHVIGGMAAQVPSKDPAANEVALGKVRLDKEREAEDGFDGSWVAHPALVPVCREVFDGVLESRPHQIERTRGEGEVTAHQLLSVRRISAPPTAHGLRTNIAVAVRYFAAWLRGQGAVALDGLMEDAATAEIARVQIWQWLRHQAIGRDKVLEVLDDELGSLGAEYPWAAVDEVRALFERTALSRELPAFFTTDAYARHLVRHPKSARL from the coding sequence ATGACCACCATGGCCCCGACCCGCACCGTCCGGGTCATCGGCGAAGCGGGCGACCGCCACGACGAGATCCTCACCCCAGAAGCCCTCGACTTCATCGGGCGGCTCGACGCCGCCTTTGAAGAGCGCCGCATCGACCTCCTCAGGGAGCGGGTGCGAGTGACGGCCAGGCTCGCCTCGGGCTCCCCGCTCGACTTCTCCATCGTCACCGCCTCGATTCGCGCGGACGACTCATGGCGCGTCGCGCCCGCGGCCCCTGGCCTGACCGACCGCAGGGTGGAGATCACCGGGCCCCCGGACCGCGCGATGGCGATCAACGCGCTCAACTCCGGAGCGCAGGTGTGGATGGCGGACTTCGAGGACGCCACCGCCCCCACCTGGGACAACATCATCGGCGGACAGCTGAATCTCCTCGACGCCATCGAGCGCCGCATCGACTTCACCACGGCCGAGGGCAAGCAGTACCGGCTCGGCGCGCAGCTCGCGACGATCGTCGTCCGCCCGCGCGGCTGGCACCTGACCGAGGAGCATCTGGAGATCGACGGCCGCCCTGTGGCCGCCTCTCTCGTCGACTTCGGGCTCTACTTCTTCCACTGCGCGCAGCGCCAGATCGACGCCGGTTACGGCCCGTACTTCTATCTGCCCAAACTGGAGGGGCGCAGCGAAGCACGCCTGTGGAACGACGTCTTCGTCCTCGCCCAGGACCTGCTCGGCATCCCGCGTGGCACGGTCCGCGCCACCGTCCTCATCGAGACGATCACGGCCGCCGTGCAGATGGAGGAGATCCTCTACGAGCTCCGTGAGCACAGTGCCGGACTCAACGCGGGGCGCTGGGACTACCTGTTCAGCCTGATCAAAACCTTCGGGCACCGCACGGACTTCCTGCTGCCCGATCGGGCCAATGTCACGATGACGGCCCCCTTCATGCGCGCCTACACCGAACTCCTCGTGCACACCTGCCACAAGCGGGGCGCACACGTCATCGGCGGCATGGCGGCGCAGGTGCCGAGCAAGGACCCGGCCGCCAACGAAGTGGCACTCGGCAAGGTACGACTCGACAAGGAACGCGAGGCCGAGGACGGCTTCGACGGCTCCTGGGTCGCCCACCCCGCGCTCGTTCCTGTCTGCCGCGAGGTCTTCGACGGGGTGCTCGAGTCCCGCCCGCATCAGATCGAACGCACACGCGGTGAAGGCGAGGTGACGGCTCATCAGCTCCTGTCCGTGCGCCGTATCAGCGCACCGCCCACCGCGCATGGGCTACGCACCAACATCGCGGTCGCCGTGCGCTACTTCGCCGCTTGGCTGCGCGGACAGGGCGCTGTTGCCCTCGACGGGCTCATGGAAGACGCCGCCACAGCCGAGATCGCCCGGGTGCAGATCTGGCAGTGGCTGCGCCACCAGGCCATCGGCCGGGACAAGGTCCTGGAAGTGCTGGACGACGAACTCGGCTCCCTCGGCGCCGAATACCCCTGGGCCGCCGTCGACGAGGTGCGAGCGCTCTTCGAGCGAACCGCTCTCTCCAGGGAACTGCCCGCCTTCTTCACGACGGATGCGTACGCCCGCCACCTCGTGCGCCACCCGAAGAGTGCTCGGCTGTAA
- a CDS encoding prenyltransferase/squalene oxidase repeat-containing protein has product MTSAHVAARRISLAVPAALTALALTASPAAATASPAQIATSKTNGVAYLRSLQGPDGSYAGTGLSNEWAFSALATAGTAAVDVTPGGDTAKNARTVYRNHLAAPGWPGTSPVVTDYERGIINAYSAGIDPARVSASRNLIADTYAHWQNSAPGYWGSPDNFNGTVFALLSLAGAKAQTGTPRVPQALLDRSVATVRANQHNDGGWNFSKAEGDPDALAAPGDIDMTGAAMASLCVSGVPATDPAVTKAKSFLKSKLINNSGAFDAMFGANTDSNGWAVSGLNACGINPQTGDFLTRAGKTPVDFLIAQQFKPGGGFKYLPTDTTPSAYASIDGLRAVVGGGFATAPPAPTTSGASRWAATTDFTPGTRTSLALTVDDGTTLKVCSVTFTPTATTTTLGAVLDAAKTSAAPAGCVTEVVPGSGGGTITSVNSRPNSGGSTWKSSFDGATVVTASRSTVVRAGDTIALRYGS; this is encoded by the coding sequence ATGACCTCCGCCCACGTCGCCGCTCGCCGCATCTCGCTGGCCGTACCCGCCGCGCTCACCGCGCTCGCCCTCACGGCCTCGCCGGCCGCCGCGACGGCCTCGCCCGCCCAGATAGCCACCTCCAAGACGAACGGCGTGGCCTACCTCAGATCCCTGCAAGGCCCCGACGGCTCCTACGCGGGTACGGGCCTGTCCAACGAGTGGGCCTTCTCCGCGCTCGCCACCGCCGGGACGGCGGCCGTCGACGTCACACCGGGCGGCGACACCGCGAAGAACGCCCGCACCGTGTACCGCAACCACCTGGCCGCCCCGGGATGGCCCGGTACCTCTCCCGTCGTCACGGACTACGAACGCGGCATCATCAACGCGTACTCGGCCGGAATCGACCCGGCACGTGTGTCAGCGAGCCGCAATCTGATCGCCGACACCTACGCGCACTGGCAGAACTCCGCGCCCGGCTACTGGGGTTCACCCGACAACTTCAACGGCACCGTCTTCGCGCTGCTCTCGCTCGCGGGCGCAAAGGCGCAGACCGGGACCCCGCGTGTGCCGCAGGCCCTGCTCGACCGGTCCGTCGCCACCGTCCGCGCCAACCAGCACAACGACGGCGGCTGGAACTTCAGCAAGGCAGAGGGCGACCCCGACGCGCTCGCCGCGCCCGGTGACATCGACATGACCGGCGCCGCGATGGCCTCGCTGTGCGTTTCCGGAGTACCGGCGACAGACCCGGCCGTCACCAAGGCGAAGAGCTTCCTCAAGTCGAAACTGATCAACAACTCCGGTGCGTTCGACGCGATGTTCGGCGCCAACACGGACTCCAACGGCTGGGCGGTCTCCGGCCTGAACGCCTGCGGCATCAACCCCCAGACCGGCGACTTCCTCACCCGCGCGGGCAAGACTCCAGTGGACTTCCTGATCGCCCAGCAGTTCAAGCCCGGCGGCGGCTTCAAGTACCTGCCCACCGACACCACGCCGTCCGCGTACGCCTCCATCGACGGCCTGCGCGCGGTCGTGGGCGGGGGCTTCGCGACCGCGCCCCCTGCCCCCACCACCTCGGGCGCCTCGCGCTGGGCGGCCACGACCGACTTCACTCCCGGCACCCGGACCAGCCTCGCCCTGACCGTCGACGACGGCACCACGCTCAAGGTCTGCTCCGTCACCTTCACCCCCACCGCGACAACCACCACGCTGGGCGCGGTACTTGACGCGGCGAAGACCTCGGCAGCTCCTGCTGGCTGCGTGACAGAGGTGGTGCCCGGCAGTGGAGGCGGCACCATCACGTCAGTGAACAGCAGGCCGAACAGCGGTGGTTCGACCTGGAAGTCGAGCTTCGACGGCGCGACGGTCGTCACGGCGAGCCGCAGCACTGTGGTCAGGGCCGGTGACACGATCGCGCTTCGATACGGCAGCTAA